A window of Costertonia aggregata contains these coding sequences:
- the uvrC gene encoding excinuclease ABC subunit UvrC, translating to MPNIPIEVQLSTLPDSPGVYQFYDSDDTLIYVGKAKNLKKRVSSYFTKNHEYGKTRVMVKKIQSIKHIVVPTESDALLLENNLIKKYQPRYNVLMKDDKSYPWICIKNERFPRIFPTRKLIKDGSEYYGPYTSMKTVRTLLDLIKSVYPLRTCNYDLSKEKIETGKYKVCLEYHLGNCKGPCEGHQPVEDYHQQIDDIREIIKGNFKSSLHYFKHQMKALAAEMQFEEAQRIKDKIQVLENYQVKSMIVNPKINNVDVFTIVSDDAFAYVNFLQLSHGSIIRSHTMEIKKKLNEDKKDLLELAIVEIRQRFNSQSKELYLPFPVAVEPHLKVTFPKLGDKKRILDLSERNAKFFRQERFKQIKIIDPDRHTKRIMGQMKTDLRLSEEPTHIECFDNSNIQGTNPVAACVVFKNGKPSKKEYRHYNIKTVEGPDDFASMEEVVFRRYKRLLAEGEPLPQLIVIDGGKGQLSSALKSLEVLGLRGKIAIIGIAKRLEEIYFPDDPIPLYLDKKSESLKIIQQLRNEAHRFGITFHRKKRSKAAINSELERIEGVGEKTAQELLKQFKSVKRIKEASIENLANTVGMAKAKKIYETFH from the coding sequence ATGCCCAATATTCCTATTGAAGTACAGTTGAGCACCCTGCCGGATAGTCCTGGGGTATATCAGTTTTATGATTCGGACGATACGCTTATCTACGTGGGCAAAGCGAAAAACCTTAAAAAACGAGTGTCTTCTTACTTTACCAAAAACCATGAGTACGGTAAGACTCGTGTAATGGTCAAGAAAATACAGAGTATAAAGCATATTGTAGTGCCTACAGAGTCTGACGCACTTTTGCTTGAGAACAATCTCATCAAAAAATACCAGCCCAGGTACAATGTTCTTATGAAAGACGACAAATCTTACCCTTGGATCTGTATAAAGAACGAACGATTTCCCAGAATTTTCCCGACCCGAAAGTTGATAAAGGACGGCTCCGAATACTACGGCCCATATACCAGTATGAAAACAGTAAGGACTTTACTGGATTTGATCAAAAGTGTCTACCCTTTGCGTACTTGTAATTATGACCTTTCCAAAGAAAAGATTGAAACCGGAAAATACAAAGTATGCCTAGAGTACCATTTGGGAAATTGCAAGGGCCCTTGTGAAGGGCATCAACCAGTAGAGGACTATCATCAGCAAATCGATGATATACGCGAAATTATCAAAGGCAATTTTAAATCATCATTACATTATTTTAAACACCAAATGAAGGCTTTGGCCGCCGAAATGCAATTTGAGGAAGCACAGCGCATAAAGGATAAGATACAGGTACTGGAAAATTATCAGGTAAAGTCGATGATAGTGAATCCCAAAATCAACAATGTAGATGTGTTTACCATTGTTTCGGACGATGCTTTTGCCTATGTTAATTTTCTGCAACTTTCCCATGGTTCTATAATCAGGTCCCATACCATGGAGATAAAAAAGAAATTGAATGAGGATAAAAAAGATTTATTGGAACTTGCCATTGTAGAGATACGACAGCGCTTCAACTCACAGTCTAAAGAGTTGTATTTACCATTTCCCGTGGCAGTGGAACCTCATCTGAAAGTGACCTTTCCCAAACTGGGAGACAAGAAAAGAATTTTGGACCTGTCCGAACGTAATGCGAAATTCTTTAGGCAAGAACGTTTTAAGCAAATCAAGATCATTGATCCCGATAGGCATACCAAACGGATCATGGGTCAAATGAAAACCGATTTAAGACTTTCTGAGGAACCTACACATATAGAGTGTTTTGACAACAGTAACATACAAGGTACAAACCCCGTTGCGGCATGTGTGGTCTTCAAGAACGGAAAGCCCTCAAAAAAAGAGTACAGGCATTACAACATCAAGACCGTTGAAGGTCCGGATGATTTTGCCTCTATGGAAGAAGTGGTCTTTAGGCGGTATAAACGCCTTTTGGCAGAAGGTGAACCCCTGCCACAGCTTATCGTGATTGACGGCGGAAAAGGTCAGTTGTCATCGGCACTGAAAAGTTTGGAAGTTTTGGGCCTACGGGGTAAAATAGCCATCATAGGTATTGCTAAACGGCTAGAGGAGATTTATTTTCCGGATGACCCTATTCCTTTGTATTTGGACAAAAAATCAGAATCCCTCAAAATTATACAACAATTGCGCAACGAAGCCCATAGGTTTGGCATAACCTTTCATAGAAAAAAAAGAAGTAAAGCGGCCATTAACTCAGAACTTGAGAGGATAGAAGGCGTTGGCGAAAAAACCGCACAGGAATTGTTGAAGCAGTTCAAATCGGTAAAACGAATAAAGGAAGCTTCGATAGAAAATTTGGCAAATACCGTTGGTATGGCAAAAGCCAAAAAAATTTATGAAACGTTTCATTGA
- a CDS encoding patatin-like phospholipase family protein: protein MRQIPILIVTFLLSTFCFSQHLEYVGEKGEVKVGLVLSGGGAKGLAHIGALKIIEDAGVKIDYIGGTSMGAIVGALYASGYSAKELDSIFRSINFTELIQDNLPRSAKTFYEKDDSERYALTLPFENFKISFPSAISGGQNIYNELVRLLYHVKDVRDFKELPIPFFCIATNIETGEEVLLNKGYLPEAILASGTFPSLFEPTEIEGKILIDGGVVNNYPVEEVKDLGANFIIGVDVQHGLSERGALMSATEILLQINNYRTVNDMVEKVAQTDIYIKPDIEKYSVIDFDLGNEIVKSGEVAGENKFDELKQLAMCQKGKTTTTLPINPKDTIIVNRLIIRGNNNYTRGYVKGKLRFKLAEKITFEKLQQGIGNLSATGNFQTIRYELVSNELGVDLILKLKENPTKAYIRLGAHYDDLYKSAALINLTKKNLFFKDDVISFDFIAGDNIRYNFQYYLDKGSYWSFGVNSRFNDFERQIDFDVITSNFDVPANPNVNTVSIDVDDITNQVYLQTVLREEFAFTLGVEHKLLKYSTKTLADLEDDTSNLALFTNSEGRTFFENSNYFSAYGQLVLDTYDDKYFPSRGLYFNGDFHFYILSSDFNNNFKEFSVSKARLGTAFPITKNVSLNIETEGGFKLGTSNVTSFDFVLGGYGNDFINNFIPFFGYDFISLPGNAYVKTYARLDYEFLPKNHLTFAANYANVDDDIFRTGEWFTAPDFSGYAIGYGWESFLGPVQINYSWSPEVSENNVFISVGYWF, encoded by the coding sequence ATGCGACAAATACCAATTTTAATAGTAACGTTTTTGCTTTCGACCTTTTGCTTCTCGCAACATTTAGAATATGTTGGGGAGAAAGGTGAAGTAAAGGTAGGCTTGGTGTTGAGCGGCGGCGGGGCAAAAGGTCTGGCACATATCGGTGCCTTGAAAATCATAGAGGATGCCGGGGTAAAGATAGATTATATCGGAGGCACCAGTATGGGAGCCATAGTCGGGGCCTTATATGCTTCCGGATACTCCGCAAAAGAATTGGACTCCATTTTTAGGAGCATAAACTTTACGGAGCTGATACAGGATAATCTCCCCAGAAGCGCAAAAACCTTTTATGAAAAAGATGATTCAGAAAGGTATGCGCTTACATTGCCTTTCGAGAATTTTAAAATCTCCTTTCCATCGGCTATTTCGGGAGGGCAGAATATTTATAATGAACTGGTACGTCTTTTATATCATGTAAAAGATGTTAGGGATTTTAAAGAGCTACCGATTCCGTTTTTTTGTATTGCCACCAACATAGAGACCGGCGAGGAAGTACTATTGAATAAGGGTTACTTGCCAGAGGCCATACTGGCCAGCGGTACTTTTCCTTCACTTTTTGAACCAACGGAAATTGAGGGCAAAATACTTATAGATGGGGGTGTTGTGAACAATTATCCTGTAGAGGAGGTCAAAGATCTAGGAGCAAATTTTATTATAGGTGTAGATGTTCAGCACGGTCTTTCCGAACGTGGGGCTTTAATGTCCGCCACGGAGATTCTTCTTCAGATAAACAATTACCGAACGGTGAACGACATGGTAGAAAAGGTTGCCCAAACCGATATTTACATAAAACCAGATATAGAAAAATACTCTGTTATCGACTTTGATCTGGGTAACGAAATCGTAAAAAGTGGAGAAGTGGCCGGGGAAAACAAATTTGATGAACTAAAGCAATTGGCCATGTGCCAAAAGGGAAAAACAACAACCACCCTGCCCATAAACCCAAAAGACACCATCATTGTTAACCGACTCATAATCAGAGGAAACAATAATTACACAAGAGGCTATGTAAAAGGAAAACTTCGATTTAAATTGGCTGAAAAAATAACCTTTGAAAAACTTCAACAAGGTATTGGCAACCTTTCGGCTACGGGAAATTTTCAAACGATTCGGTATGAATTGGTTTCAAACGAATTGGGGGTCGACCTTATCTTGAAGTTAAAGGAAAACCCTACCAAGGCATACATACGTTTGGGTGCGCACTATGATGATTTATATAAGAGTGCAGCACTTATAAACCTTACCAAAAAGAATTTGTTCTTCAAAGACGATGTTATATCGTTTGATTTTATAGCCGGGGACAATATCAGGTACAACTTTCAGTATTATTTGGATAAGGGTAGTTATTGGAGTTTTGGCGTAAATTCAAGGTTTAACGATTTTGAGCGGCAGATAGATTTTGATGTGATCACTTCCAATTTTGATGTGCCCGCAAACCCCAATGTAAATACGGTGAGTATTGATGTTGATGATATTACGAACCAAGTGTATCTTCAAACGGTGTTACGGGAAGAATTTGCTTTTACATTGGGCGTTGAGCATAAATTATTAAAATACAGCACAAAGACCTTGGCCGATTTGGAAGATGATACGTCTAATTTAGCACTGTTTACCAATAGCGAAGGAAGAACATTTTTTGAAAACAGCAACTATTTCAGTGCCTATGGTCAGCTTGTTCTTGACACGTATGACGATAAGTACTTTCCGTCCAGGGGATTATATTTTAATGGCGATTTTCATTTTTATATACTTTCTTCGGATTTCAATAATAACTTTAAGGAGTTTTCGGTTTCCAAAGCAAGATTGGGGACGGCCTTCCCCATAACCAAAAATGTATCTTTAAATATAGAGACCGAAGGCGGGTTTAAGTTGGGTACTTCCAACGTTACTTCATTTGATTTTGTTCTAGGGGGCTATGGTAATGATTTCATTAATAATTTTATTCCTTTTTTTGGGTACGACTTTATTTCATTGCCAGGTAATGCATATGTAAAAACCTATGCTAGGTTAGATTATGAGTTTTTGCCCAAGAACCACCTGACTTTTGCAGCAAATTATGCCAATGTAGACGATGATATCTTCAGGACGGGCGAATGGTTTACCGCTCCCGATTTTTCCGGATATGCCATAGGGTATGGTTGGGAATCTTTTTTAGGGCCGGTGCAAATCAACTATTCATGGTCACCCGAGGTATCGGAGAACAACGTCTTCATTAGTGTAGGATATTGGTTTTAA
- the hppD gene encoding 4-hydroxyphenylpyruvate dioxygenase has product MAAEIKNLKDLKNTEYSLKKLFKEAEDFLPLLGTDYVELYVGNAKQSAHFYKTAFGFQSEAYAGLETGLTDRVSYVLKQDKIRLVLTTPLQKGGELNKHINEHGDGVKVVALWVDDATKSFEETTKRGAKPYLEPTKEEDENGYVIRSGVYTYGETVHIFVERKNYNGVFLPGYRKWESHYNPEPVGLKFIDHMVGNVGWGEMNQWCKFYGEVMGFAQIVSFVDDDIATEYTALMSKVMSNGNGRVKFPINEPAKGKKKSQIEEYLDFYNGPGVQHMALATDDIVATVSAMRERGVEFLYVPGEYYDDLLDRVGDIDEDVEVLKKHGILIDRDEEGYLLQIFTKTIVDRPTLFIEIIQRKGAQSFGVGNFKALFEAIEREQAARGTL; this is encoded by the coding sequence ATGGCAGCTGAAATAAAAAATCTGAAAGATTTAAAAAACACCGAATACTCGCTTAAAAAGCTTTTTAAGGAGGCCGAGGATTTTCTCCCACTTTTGGGAACGGACTATGTTGAACTTTATGTGGGCAATGCAAAGCAATCAGCACATTTTTACAAGACGGCGTTCGGTTTTCAATCCGAAGCATATGCAGGCTTGGAAACCGGTCTTACCGACAGGGTTTCCTATGTGCTGAAACAAGACAAAATACGATTGGTGTTGACAACTCCTCTCCAAAAAGGAGGAGAACTCAATAAACATATCAATGAACATGGCGATGGTGTAAAAGTGGTAGCGTTATGGGTTGATGATGCTACGAAATCTTTTGAAGAAACCACAAAAAGAGGGGCAAAACCGTACTTGGAACCAACAAAAGAAGAGGATGAAAACGGATACGTAATTCGTTCCGGAGTATACACATATGGTGAAACCGTACATATTTTCGTAGAGCGCAAAAACTATAACGGGGTATTTTTACCGGGATACCGCAAATGGGAATCCCATTACAATCCGGAACCGGTAGGATTGAAATTTATTGATCATATGGTCGGTAATGTGGGTTGGGGCGAGATGAACCAATGGTGTAAATTTTACGGTGAGGTCATGGGGTTTGCCCAAATAGTATCTTTTGTTGACGATGATATTGCTACTGAATATACCGCTCTTATGAGTAAGGTAATGAGTAACGGTAACGGCAGGGTGAAATTTCCTATTAATGAGCCTGCCAAAGGTAAAAAGAAATCACAGATAGAAGAATATCTGGACTTTTATAACGGTCCCGGTGTGCAACATATGGCATTGGCTACCGATGACATTGTGGCTACGGTCTCGGCCATGCGTGAAAGGGGCGTCGAATTTTTATATGTTCCCGGGGAATACTATGATGATCTATTGGACAGGGTAGGTGATATTGATGAAGATGTTGAGGTACTTAAAAAGCATGGTATACTTATAGATAGGGATGAAGAGGGATACCTGTTACAGATTTTCACGAAAACCATTGTAGATCGCCCAACGTTGTTTATCGAAATTATTCAAAGAAAGGGAGCCCAGTCATTTGGGGTCGGTAATTTTAAGGCACTTTTTGAAGCTATTGAACGTGAACAAGCGGCGAGGGGAACACTGTAA
- a CDS encoding DUF3108 domain-containing protein, with translation MKKIILILFLSIGLFASGQNKDSSFKVGEWLKFRIHYGIFNASYATLHLKSDKVQGVPVYHVVGRGKTTGLASVFFKVDDTYESYFGKKDGKPYKFVRKIDEGGYTKDMEIDFYHDKDKAILKDKKNDKKFDFKINHDIQDLLSAFYFLRNNYRAEDLSEGDEIKLDMLFDDDGVFKFKLKYMGTEILKTKYGKVECLKFRPFVQSGRVFKEKESLSLWVSNDLNKIPIRIKADLAVGSIKADLDGYNGLKNQFKIIMD, from the coding sequence ATGAAGAAAATTATACTCATACTTTTTTTAAGCATAGGGCTTTTCGCATCAGGGCAGAACAAGGATTCTTCTTTTAAGGTGGGCGAATGGCTTAAGTTTAGGATACACTATGGTATTTTTAACGCCAGCTATGCGACCTTACATTTAAAATCGGACAAGGTTCAAGGCGTTCCCGTGTATCATGTGGTAGGCAGGGGAAAAACTACTGGTTTGGCCAGTGTTTTTTTTAAGGTAGACGATACATACGAGAGTTATTTTGGAAAAAAAGATGGGAAACCGTATAAATTTGTTCGTAAAATTGATGAGGGCGGGTATACAAAAGATATGGAAATCGATTTTTATCACGATAAGGACAAAGCGATATTAAAGGATAAAAAGAACGATAAAAAGTTTGACTTTAAAATCAACCACGATATACAGGATCTTCTTTCCGCATTTTATTTTTTACGCAACAATTATAGGGCTGAGGATTTAAGCGAAGGCGATGAGATTAAATTGGACATGCTTTTTGACGACGATGGCGTGTTCAAATTTAAACTTAAGTATATGGGAACCGAGATTTTGAAAACAAAGTACGGTAAGGTAGAATGTCTCAAGTTTAGACCTTTCGTACAATCGGGCAGGGTGTTCAAAGAAAAGGAAAGTTTATCTTTGTGGGTGTCCAATGATTTGAACAAGATACCCATACGTATAAAAGCAGATTTGGCTGTGGGTTCTATCAAGGCGGATTTGGACGGTTATAACGGACTAAAAAACCAGTTCAAGATAATAATGGATTAA
- a CDS encoding tryptophan 2,3-dioxygenase family protein, whose translation MKDELTQSQINKLKEKYKDSGQDLNSYLDGLLYQRYLTYWDYIHLDTLLSIQVPRTHFPDEEIFIMYHQITELYFKLILHEQKQLVDDKTQDVDFFVERVNRINSYYKVLISSFGIMIKGMEREQFLQYRMALLPASGFQSAQYRMIEVYATPLENLVHHTERESFSDKNDIEELYEHIYWKKGATDIETGKKTLTLKQFEYRYTPRLIRIAKQLKGSTIYHKYLTLPVDKKDNKELLDALKTMDMNANVNWPLMHMGSAYRYLGKENAEVDATGGTNWKQYLPPSFQKVVFFPEIYSKEELNNWGKQWVDHIFNPEKSKIR comes from the coding sequence ATGAAGGACGAACTCACCCAATCCCAAATAAACAAACTAAAAGAAAAATATAAAGATTCCGGTCAAGATTTAAATTCGTATCTAGACGGGCTGCTTTATCAACGTTACCTTACCTATTGGGATTATATTCATTTAGATACGCTATTGAGTATACAGGTGCCCCGAACCCATTTTCCCGATGAGGAAATCTTTATCATGTACCATCAGATTACCGAGCTATATTTTAAACTCATATTGCATGAGCAAAAACAATTGGTAGACGATAAAACACAAGACGTTGATTTTTTTGTTGAAAGGGTAAACCGTATCAATAGCTACTACAAAGTTTTGATATCTTCTTTTGGTATCATGATAAAGGGTATGGAACGTGAACAATTTCTTCAATACCGAATGGCCTTGTTGCCGGCAAGTGGTTTTCAGTCCGCACAATACCGAATGATTGAGGTCTACGCCACCCCATTGGAAAACCTTGTGCACCATACCGAGAGGGAATCGTTTTCCGATAAAAACGACATCGAGGAACTTTATGAACATATATACTGGAAAAAAGGGGCTACCGATATTGAAACGGGCAAAAAAACACTTACCCTTAAACAATTTGAATATAGATATACGCCAAGATTGATACGTATAGCCAAACAATTGAAAGGCAGTACCATATACCATAAATATTTAACATTGCCTGTCGATAAAAAAGATAATAAAGAGCTTTTGGATGCGTTAAAGACCATGGATATGAATGCCAACGTAAATTGGCCCTTAATGCACATGGGGTCGGCTTACCGATATTTGGGAAAAGAGAATGCAGAGGTAGATGCAACGGGCGGGACCAACTGGAAACAATATTTGCCCCCCAGCTTTCAAAAAGTAGTTTTTTTTCCCGAAATATATTCAAAAGAAGAGTTAAATAATTGG